Below is a genomic region from Prolixibacteraceae bacterium.
CAATGACTTTAGAGGAGATGGATGTGTTGTGGAATGAAGCAAAGAATTTGTAAAACATTACATCTCTGGAATATATCGTTGGTGGGTCATGTTACCTGTTTGATGATATTGAGGTTATACGAATTAAGTCGAAGAGAGTTAAGCAAATCGTGATGATTTGTTATTCCTTGAGGTTTACAACTACTTGAATGAACGTTTCGGATTCAAAAAGAAGATGGGATAGAACTAACTAAGAGTTCTATCCCATCTTTATCTTTGAGCATATATATTAAAAATCTATTTGAGATCTGAGTTAATCGCAAATTCAAGTTTTTGCTCTTTGTCATTGAAAGATAAGTTGATCTTATCTCCATCTTTAATTTCTGTTTTAATAATAACCTCTGCCAACTCGTCTTCGATATATTTTTGAATGGCTCTTTTTAGAGGTCTTGCACCAAATTGAGGATCGTAACCTTTCTTTGCAATATATCTTTTTGCGTCTTCTGAAACTTGAAGTTCATAGCCTAGAGCACTAACTCTTTGTAGAAGTCCTTTCATTTCAATGTCAATGATCTGGTAGATATCTTCTTCTCCAAGAGAGTTAAATAGGACAGCATCATCAACACGATTTAAGAATTCAGGAGCAAAGGCACGTTTTAATGCTTTTTGGATAATATGTTTTGCATGCTCATTCTCCTCTTCTTTGGATCTTCTGATATTGAACCCAACTCCCTGACCAAAGTCTTTTAGTTGTCTTGACCCAATATTTGAAGTCATGATGATGATTGTGTTTCGGAAGTCTACTTTACGTCCGAGACTATCAGTAAGACGGCCTTCATCAAGAACTTGCAGTAATAAGTTAAAGACATCAGGATGAGCTTTTTCTATCTCATCAAGTAGAATAACAGCATAGGGTTTACGTCTTATTTTTTCGGTCAGTTGACCTCCTTCTTCATATCCAACATATCCTGGAGGAGCTCCTACGAGTCTTGAGACGGCAAACTTCTCCATGTATTCACTCATGTCGATACGAACAAGGGCATCTGTACTGTCAAAAAGATGTTCAGCCAATACTTTTGCAAGACGGGTTTTACCAACACCAGTAGGACCTAGAAAGATAAAAGATCCAATAGGTTTATTCGGGTCTTTTAATCCTGCTCTATTTCGCTGAATGGCTTTGGTTATCTTAATAATAGCATCATCTTGACCAATAATCGAAGATTGAAGATCTTTAGACATGTTGACAAGACGCTTGCCTTCGGCTTGAGCAATTCGTTGTACTGGTATTCCTGACATCATAGCCACTACGTCAGCAACATTTTCATCAGTAACGATTTCACGATGTTGCTCTAGCTCTTTTTCCCAGTTCACCTTCATCTCTTCTAGCTCGATTTGAAGTTGCTTCTCTTTGTCACGGAAACGTGCTGCAAGTTCAAAATCTTGGTTGTGTACTGCTCCGACTTTATCTTTATGGATATCTTCAATCTTATTCTCCATTTCAATGATCGCATCGGGAACAACAATATTATTGATGTGAACCCTTGATCCTGTTTCGTCTAATGCATCAATAGCTTTGTCAGGAAGATGTCTGTCAGAGATGTAACGAGTTGTGAGGTTAACACAAGCTTCAATTGCCTCTTTCGTGTACGTTACGTTGTGATGATCTTCATATCGCTCCTTTATGTTATTAAGAATCTCAATTGTCTCTTCAATAGACGTCGGTTCTACTAATACTTTTTGGAAACGTCTCTCTAAAGCACCATCTTTTTCGATATTGGTACGATACTCATCAAGTGTTGTGGCACCAATACATTGAATAGCACCTCTAGCTAAAGCAGGCTTTAGTATGTTTGCAGCATCTAGTGAGCCAGTTGCGCCTCCAGCACCCACAAGGGTGTGTATCTCATCGATAAATAAGATCACATTATCTACTTTGGCCAACTCTGAAATTATGGCTTTCATTCTCTCTTCGAATTGCCCTCTATATTTAGTTCCAGCTACGATCGAAGCAAGGTCTAAACTGATGACACGCTTGTCAAATAAGATTCGAGATACTTTTTTTTCGACTATACGAAGTGCCAACCCTTCTACAATTGCGGATTTACCCACACCAGGTTCTCCAATTAGAATTGGATTGTTTTTCTTTCTTCTACTTAAAACTTGAGCTATTCGTTCAATCTCATCCTTTCGTCCAACAATAGGGTCTAAGCTTCCTTCTTCAGCCGCTTTGGTGATGTCAACACCGAAATTGTCTAGAACAGGAGTGTCCGATTTTGTCGAAGAAGACCCTTTACTTGAGGAGAATGAAGAAGAGGATTGTTGTTTTTCTGGATTACCTCCAAAAAGATCATCATCATCATCGTCATCATCAAATGAGGCTTGTAGCTCATGATCTACTTCTCCTAATTGTTGATCTTCAATTTTGGTCATCTCATAGCGAGACTTGAAGTTATGATATGTTACACTATATTGGCGTAGAAGTTTTGTTACTAAGAAGTCGTTATTTTTTAATATAGCAAGTAATAAATGTCCTGTCTTGATAACCTTTGAGGATAATATTTTGGACTCAAGGTGCGTGATCTTAAGAACTTTATCAGTCTCTTTTAAAAGTTGTATGCGTGTATCGCTTTCTAAAAGAGTTTCTCTCTTTATGTTAGCTTCGATGTTGCTCTTTATCTGCTCAATGTCAACTCCCATCTCTAATAGAATTGGAGATAATGCACCCTCTCTAAGAATTCCTAAGAAGAGATGTTCTGTACCTATAAAGTCATTGCCTAGACGTATAGCTTCTTCTCTGCTAAAGGAGAGGACATCTTGGATCTCTTGTGAAAAATCTGAATTCATATAATAAGTTTTTCTTGTGAATGCTTTAGGTGTAAACACAGTTCAACACCTTACCATATTTCAATAATAATCATTTTTATTCAAAAAAACACTTTCAAGTCCATTTTATCGTGCTTTTTTCAGAAGAACAAATGAAAGGATCATCTTGTTTTACATGAGCCCACTTTATTATTAACTTTATTTTTAGTTCTTTGCGGTTTATGTTTTCGTTTATAAAAAAACAGATCGTGAAAAAAGTTATTTGAGACCTCGTTTTTATGGTGCTTTTTCCATAAAATATGGAGTAAAACTAACCTTTTTTATTATTTTTGTCTATCTTGAATTACCTTATAAAGTCGTCACAAAATATTATATGTTGAGTAGTCGACAATGGGTAGTGCAATAGGTAACGAATATTAATAAATATATTATATATATGTCGGTAGGTGAAAAAATAATTCAGATCAACATTGAGGAGCAAATGAAGTCTGCTTACATCGATTATTCGATGTCTGTGATTGTTTCGCGTGCGCTTCCAGATGTTCGTGATGGTTTAAAACCCGTACATAGACGCGTTCTTTATGGAATGAACGAACTAGGGGTTTTCTCTAATAGGGCCTATAAAAAGTCTGCAAGAATTGTAGGAGAGGTGCTGGGTAAGTATCACCCTCATGGTGACTCTTCTGTCTATTATGCAATGGTACGTATGGCTCAAAATTGGTCATTGCGTTATCCATTAATTGATGGACAAGGAAACTACGGTTCTGTCGATGGGGATAGCCCTGCAGCAATGAGGTATACTGAAGCAAGGCTTGCTAAAATTGCGGAAGTGACGCTATCCGATTTGGATAAGAATACAGTTGATTTTCAACCTAATTTTGATGAGTCGTTAGGTGAGCCTACAGTTTT
It encodes:
- a CDS encoding ATP-dependent Clp protease ATP-binding subunit, which gives rise to MNSDFSQEIQDVLSFSREEAIRLGNDFIGTEHLFLGILREGALSPILLEMGVDIEQIKSNIEANIKRETLLESDTRIQLLKETDKVLKITHLESKILSSKVIKTGHLLLAILKNNDFLVTKLLRQYSVTYHNFKSRYEMTKIEDQQLGEVDHELQASFDDDDDDDDLFGGNPEKQQSSSSFSSSKGSSSTKSDTPVLDNFGVDITKAAEEGSLDPIVGRKDEIERIAQVLSRRKKNNPILIGEPGVGKSAIVEGLALRIVEKKVSRILFDKRVISLDLASIVAGTKYRGQFEERMKAIISELAKVDNVILFIDEIHTLVGAGGATGSLDAANILKPALARGAIQCIGATTLDEYRTNIEKDGALERRFQKVLVEPTSIEETIEILNNIKERYEDHHNVTYTKEAIEACVNLTTRYISDRHLPDKAIDALDETGSRVHINNIVVPDAIIEMENKIEDIHKDKVGAVHNQDFELAARFRDKEKQLQIELEEMKVNWEKELEQHREIVTDENVADVVAMMSGIPVQRIAQAEGKRLVNMSKDLQSSIIGQDDAIIKITKAIQRNRAGLKDPNKPIGSFIFLGPTGVGKTRLAKVLAEHLFDSTDALVRIDMSEYMEKFAVSRLVGAPPGYVGYEEGGQLTEKIRRKPYAVILLDEIEKAHPDVFNLLLQVLDEGRLTDSLGRKVDFRNTIIIMTSNIGSRQLKDFGQGVGFNIRRSKEEENEHAKHIIQKALKRAFAPEFLNRVDDAVLFNSLGEEDIYQIIDIEMKGLLQRVSALGYELQVSEDAKRYIAKKGYDPQFGARPLKRAIQKYIEDELAEVIIKTEIKDGDKINLSFNDKEQKLEFAINSDLK